In Bacillota bacterium, a genomic segment contains:
- a CDS encoding flagellar basal body P-ring protein FlgI, which produces MLIQSCRWVVRPISVAAILLLCLLMLPHLGYASDDGLPQVYVFPVQREESPPAPMTPPSQKISSDLGQPQMRVKDIARVDGVRSNQLVGLGLVVGLAGTGDSSGASLQMVANMLERFGLTIAESELRSRNAAAVTVTAELPPFARPGDTIDVTVSSLGSARSLAGGFLLQTPLQAGDGQVYAVAQGAVSIGGFEASAGGSSAARNHATVGRIPSGAIVEGRVISEIGADGRITWLLHQPDFTTASRVATAINAELGDNLAQAIDGSAVEVVIPSRYQESLVDFITLMEELPVATDSMARVVINERTGTVVIGHRVRLATVAVSHGGLTVRVGTEDVVSQPPPFSDGETVVTRQTRLQVEEEPGQLAVLPTGASVEDLVNALNAVGASPRDVIAILQAIKEAGALYGELETI; this is translated from the coding sequence TTGCTCATACAAAGTTGCCGATGGGTAGTTAGACCCATTTCAGTCGCCGCAATCCTGCTTCTGTGCCTGCTGATGCTTCCCCATCTTGGCTATGCTTCCGATGATGGATTACCGCAGGTATATGTTTTCCCGGTCCAAAGGGAGGAAAGTCCGCCGGCGCCGATGACTCCCCCTTCCCAAAAAATATCCTCCGATCTTGGCCAGCCCCAGATGCGAGTCAAGGATATCGCTCGGGTTGATGGGGTCAGGAGCAACCAATTAGTGGGGTTGGGATTGGTGGTGGGCTTGGCGGGAACGGGAGATAGCAGCGGGGCTAGTTTGCAGATGGTGGCCAATATGTTGGAGCGTTTTGGTCTGACCATTGCGGAAAGTGAGTTGCGGTCTCGCAATGCCGCGGCGGTGACCGTGACAGCGGAGTTGCCACCCTTTGCCAGGCCTGGTGATACCATTGATGTCACCGTTTCGTCCCTGGGGAGTGCCAGGAGTTTGGCCGGTGGCTTCTTGCTCCAGACACCTTTGCAGGCCGGAGATGGGCAGGTGTATGCCGTGGCCCAGGGTGCCGTGTCCATCGGGGGTTTTGAAGCTTCCGCCGGTGGCAGCAGCGCCGCGAGAAATCATGCAACCGTAGGCCGTATTCCCTCCGGTGCCATCGTCGAGGGTCGAGTGATCAGCGAAATAGGTGCCGATGGGAGGATCACCTGGCTGTTGCATCAGCCGGATTTTACCACCGCCAGTCGTGTCGCGACAGCCATCAACGCAGAATTGGGAGATAATTTGGCTCAGGCCATCGATGGCAGTGCGGTGGAAGTAGTGATCCCCAGTCGGTATCAGGAGAGTTTGGTTGATTTCATCACGTTAATGGAAGAATTGCCGGTGGCTACGGACTCTATGGCTAGAGTGGTAATCAACGAACGAACGGGGACGGTAGTGATCGGACATCGGGTTCGTCTCGCCACGGTAGCGGTGTCCCATGGGGGCCTGACGGTAAGAGTGGGGACCGAGGATGTGGTTTCCCAACCGCCTCCCTTCAGTGATGGTGAAACGGTGGTTACCCGTCAGACTCGTCTGCAGGTTGAGGAAGAGCCCGGTCAGCTGGCAGTCTTGCCGACGGGAGCCAGTGTAGAGGATCTGGTCAATGCGCTTAATGCCGTTGGTGCTTCGCCTCGGGATGTGATCGCCATTTTACAGGCTATCAAAGAGGCGGGGGCCCTATACGGGGAACTGGAGACAATATAG
- a CDS encoding nucleotide pyrophosphohydrolase: MLDLKISEMIAMQRDLQEKNQGKWAPLSPKEGRSYLLWMLEEMGEAIAIIKKRGEGAIMDEPGVREAFVEELVDVMMYYIDLLACFEIDAHEFSQAFMKKYSKNMARDYASEYKEYLQSK; this comes from the coding sequence ATGCTGGACCTGAAAATATCTGAGATGATCGCAATGCAAAGGGACCTGCAGGAAAAGAATCAGGGGAAGTGGGCACCCCTTTCACCCAAGGAGGGGCGCAGCTACCTGTTGTGGATGCTGGAGGAGATGGGGGAGGCCATAGCCATTATCAAGAAACGGGGCGAGGGGGCCATTATGGATGAGCCCGGCGTGCGCGAAGCCTTCGTTGAGGAGCTTGTCGATGTGATGATGTACTACATCGATCTGTTGGCCTGTTTTGAGATTGATGCCCATGAGTTTTCCCAAGCTTTCATGAAAAAGTACTCCAAGAACATGGCCCGGGACTATGCGTCTGAGTACAAGGAGTACTTGCAGAGTAAATAG
- a CDS encoding AMIN domain-containing protein has product MGKFGDRFFQTRGILFLLLIYISIGAVVTLGVWDQVAAKEPAAGNKGAHLQSVSVDSDTDGLVVQLGLEGPLSYRVWSTPSPSKVIIDLHNTVVGTGVQGFALDDVLAKRVRITQYPNYSRVVVDLAHSVPTPIHEVQGNTLMVYINRNYRQGYETLVAPGVRYGQFRQGGEAGQVLVNYLRVSPRSRASIRPVLAKGGAGGLETVDSMAKAHDAIAAVNGNFFAGNGKPLGFLMIDGEIAGYPIYNRSAFGITATGQVLIDQVDAVGYFQWADREPITISGVNRVRRTDDLILYTPEYGKTTGTNHFGLEVVVEQGVVIACSEEGNSLIPPQGFVLSAHGNSRELLSDIAVGDPVTAHWELRPDWIEMGVVHAVGAGPRLVKDGKIAINGVEERFQSDVLYGRAPRTGFGVTETGEIVLVTVNGRRGAVSVGMTLRELAELMITLGAVDAINLDGGGSATLVVRDRVLNLPSDGRERPVGSAILVLAD; this is encoded by the coding sequence ATGGGTAAATTTGGCGACAGATTTTTCCAGACCAGGGGAATACTATTTCTCTTATTGATCTACATAAGTATAGGTGCAGTGGTGACTCTTGGTGTATGGGACCAGGTGGCGGCCAAGGAACCAGCCGCGGGTAACAAGGGAGCCCACTTGCAGTCGGTCAGCGTTGACAGTGACACTGATGGACTTGTGGTGCAGCTAGGTCTTGAAGGACCTCTGTCCTATCGGGTGTGGAGCACCCCTTCCCCGAGCAAGGTGATTATCGATCTCCATAATACCGTGGTAGGAACTGGGGTACAGGGTTTTGCCCTTGACGATGTCTTGGCAAAAAGGGTGCGGATCACTCAATACCCCAACTACTCTCGGGTAGTAGTTGATCTTGCTCATTCCGTCCCCACACCGATCCATGAAGTTCAGGGCAATACGTTAATGGTATATATCAACAGAAACTACCGTCAGGGATATGAGACGTTAGTTGCTCCCGGGGTGCGATACGGGCAGTTCCGGCAGGGTGGTGAGGCTGGCCAGGTGCTTGTCAACTACTTGCGGGTCTCTCCCCGCTCTCGGGCTTCGATTCGTCCGGTATTGGCTAAGGGGGGAGCCGGCGGCTTGGAGACGGTAGACTCCATGGCCAAGGCCCACGATGCCATTGCGGCAGTCAACGGGAATTTCTTTGCCGGCAATGGAAAACCCCTGGGATTCTTGATGATCGATGGTGAGATTGCCGGTTATCCGATATATAATCGCAGTGCCTTTGGCATCACGGCAACGGGACAAGTGCTGATTGATCAAGTGGACGCCGTCGGCTATTTTCAATGGGCCGATAGGGAGCCGATCACCATTTCCGGCGTCAACCGGGTCCGGCGGACCGATGATCTCATCCTTTATACTCCCGAGTATGGCAAAACCACAGGAACCAACCACTTTGGACTGGAAGTAGTGGTAGAGCAGGGTGTGGTCATTGCTTGTTCCGAGGAGGGAAATTCCCTGATTCCTCCCCAGGGGTTTGTACTTTCTGCCCATGGAAATAGCCGGGAGCTCCTCTCTGATATAGCAGTCGGTGATCCCGTTACCGCCCATTGGGAACTGCGGCCCGATTGGATTGAGATGGGAGTAGTGCACGCCGTCGGTGCCGGCCCGAGGTTGGTGAAGGATGGGAAAATCGCGATCAATGGAGTGGAAGAGCGGTTTCAGTCCGATGTGCTTTATGGTCGGGCACCGAGAACCGGTTTCGGAGTAACTGAGACCGGGGAGATAGTACTCGTGACGGTTAATGGCCGCAGAGGTGCCGTTAGCGTTGGCATGACGTTGCGGGAACTGGCGGAGTTGATGATTACCCTGGGAGCAGTGGATGCCATCAACCTCGATGGTGGAGGTAGTGCTACGTTAGTTGTCAGAGATAGGGTTCTCAACCTTCCTTCCGATGGACGGGAACGGCCGGTAGGGAGTGCTATCTTGGTATTGGCGGACTAA